The region tatggataaggggggggggggagttgggatggtaagttatcgaatttgtgtcctggggaggggtcttcttaagtctgtgacctatctgtaatgagttccaaaatatttttgtttgctaataacaaccatGAAGTAGCTGGACTAGATACTTCTCTGACCTTGAACATGTCAACactgccccaaccctctccgtatgggcttgacacctatttattgactttcattactactttattgtttacttttttacccttccttatttttgtcactcaatcgtcaaggttttctccctctcaacaAGGTGGAgggccattcccccaccccctgccccgttgtgatggccatgcgtgaagcaaattttcatttgtatagacaaatggcattccaggcaattccagtgataaaggttcgttgtttcttattatgaatgtttcttattggacaaaagtggttcaaattagaaaagatatattagaacgataccctcttcaaaagagctgcaaacatacaggaaacaaaacaaagccaaacaagggaaagaataaagcaaataggacagagcaggatgcaatatgctagatttttgtctcatcatgtttctcacactttaaatatgtcattcttgtagagaaaagtttgttaaaagaaagttaatatagtaaaaatcaaaacatgaaattggatgatagtcatgcacaaacacaatattctgaatctatatcagactgggcaaagagtgaaaaatgattatacatgggatcTGGGAGGTAggagcctggggggggggggcactgtctgtacatgctatttttaaatggcatcccatatctttttatagcacgtttaacaattaacaatctcaataaatagtattgataacatactaacacatcatacatcatatttaagtgatatggccggtgtgtatcggtttatagcatatcgagtggtggttgtggaatgagaaaatgtccctctgatgttgtgtgcccaccctcacttcctaccccctgcatggggaaatttaactggaatgatgactctccctttgtagctctgatgcaactaaagataatccatgctttctagagcatccttcaagcagggaggtattgcttgattagaatgatatactactgtcactcttcttcaaacaatatgtacttgaaactctcataatccacatgaagaacatcctctttagagtttggtaaagacctcaataaaaccatgcagaagtttccctattagaattcccccccccccctttaactgctttccacaaacagtaggattacctatataatgctttaatgtgcaacttgataccgtcaaaaatttaatcttgattgttaattacaaataaaatagctgAATCTCATATATCAAATGGGTTTTTCGTTAAGACTTACACAGAaatccataacagcaaaagttacaacaggaagaagaatatggtcggttatatgttttactatgagaacttatcttgaacacaacttccagaaccaagaaacacgccttcttatttgttatttaatgaagtaatgaggtgataaagaatttcgaGCGTCACATCCCTTCGACTACGACtggcagtgaaaagtcaatggcCTGTCTTTGCTTAAACGTATAGCAGCCGACGcaattttctctcatgatatgttagagtgaaagacaagattattgtcggtaacaagttaactgctaagaaaatcgtctagacatgtcttctgttaacctcatacatactccctccattggtggtcagggatgagatatcagtacaaccaaatctgtgcaaaataaaagttgaaagcaatattatgagtagtgaataccacactgtaagtcatatataaaataaattatcatcttgaaaagttatgtgtaagctccactacaaagataattaacattcaccatattggttaagtgtagactgtatagtgtacaactgaactatgcttagACATTGAGTTAATTtgatgatcttttattgtgacacctacatgtttatgggattactggctccattttatttaattggagattgcatgtcataattttggcgctatattgtacagttcactaccaaacctgaaaagttttaaccacatgagccaatacaacTTTGGggcatattaattaaatttaatatcagaaatttatcaaattagagtaagctaggatacaacagaaatttgatgccttttggtgctctattgatgtatgtgtgcatggtatgactgtttaatgccgatcaaacattaattgtcctgaatcaggatccatggggggttcaaaacaccctctgtatgacccaaatgcaaaaacaaataatgctagcttaccattattatagtaaaatgtactattatacatcattttgcatcaagagacctaaacattgccttattttgccaaagaaaaaggggtccctctcccaggtttcaggaaatatcccccaccacacacaaacacatttagcaattttccacaacggacctaacagagaaatggtaccaaaactcagttgatacattatctctcttatcttgtcgaaattcctgtcaaaacagccaagtggtaataagttcacactttctaaacagaaaagttccctgtggttacaatatcaaactgtccaacacctttttgaaaaacaacacacaataggtggtgtctagctgtggaatgtggtcttaattatttactcatcatttgtttgaacaaataaactgtgtctcctgcagtgaaacatgtccagccaaaatcactttttggggatgtaaatcaaatgacgacaattgtcaggctatatgctacttaagaaccagaggtggaaactttgcaagtaaatataggaacaaaaactatgtacatataaacttgttaatggggactgaacctgcaaagatttacagtacactttctctgttctcacctaccttcgtgatctttctgtatgcttaatacctatttggaaataatttatactcaaacacagcattctgccatgcactacaagttatttgcatggtacaactaacagatatgatgccattcataatggaactaactacagaaaattattcactttttaagacatgcttacctcatcatcacatcagtaatgcaataagaagttgatgctgcagtcttttcaggcactgccttagtctcaggccactttgaatagaagtcagacagtgttatgatgtacagtcgcttggcagctgtcactggtagaggaccaataagatctacaccaacctgttaagaaagaagacagcatttaggtgctaatttcaaaaacaattacaagttgcatgctttgccttgactgttgttctattccattgcttcattctgtacagagatctagataaaaacagtgggatatctgatcgaaacagggtgttggtgaatttaggccaattatttttaccttgcaaacatgaaaatgtaacttacaccatactgtaccatatatttacaatccCTTCAACCACTAAACCAGAAAAATGATACGCCACTTTTTGCAACTTGCAATTATATTCctatattgatggttgctctgcagttaggccagagtgtggcttaaaggtatgctgtataggccttaaatatgccaaattttcactatggacaaaattctttaagtatgcttatttccctggaggaaatttacctcactgggacattcaatatctcgtgtcatcatttagaatgtctgagcacaatttaaagggttattaccccttggaaagtactttttgaaaacttttagcaattaaagtggccaaaatttagggccaatacagactacctttaaacttgtaaatgttgaatttgtccagaaagagtgacattaactatactaaaccttcactgcatactgTGGACATCTtgtgcaattaaaacagattgagaatttacctgtttccataatccagttacaggaatgctatggagacttgttcgtaggtctacaggacaatgacgctttgacatcctgttgaacataacttgttacatcaacgttgatagttttccaatagaatctagacatagtctgttgtctggtttatctatgcaaagatgaacaccttcaaagagataagaaaattcatgatcaaggagatatcatgtttttttgcccatcccccccccaaaaaaaaaacaacaaacaaacacacacaaatatatgggctgcaggattggtagttctagctgaagtgccttaaaattgaattacaactctatatcggtgtttgaaatggaatattcccattattgtacatattgcatgGCCACTATTTAGGTCTATAGATATTTAAGgagttttcttctgcagtgaggtttggcatgtagagaatatgccacacctaaaaaagtactatcaggccttcaatatttgttcttaccaaccaaaattaatgaacgtgaatttgttatgtacagtattagtgccactttcctctagaagtaggctaggctatatgctatagtccaatAATAGCATTTTATAGCgtcccatgcatgcaaaccagaCTAGCTCTGTAAGCGTTAGTgatctgttgttatcttttatgataggcAGGGCGATAAAGGgtagaaatttataataattttcacaaaaatttgttaagacaattgggtaaacaaaacgaaatgaAATAGGCCGTAACAACTTTGTTCATGCACTTACaactttgctcaagcatacaactgattataatgttgcataagcaattgcttgacttttgcgaatgagtttttacaactataaccaaacgtggtaaaagaatatcatgatttgtgcaccaatcggtcctagaggcctggttatagtttaactgtggaatggccgttcgccatttaacaaccaataccatattgtgtatcctatactgtaagttacagacattaccttatagatgtcactagtcagtatgagctgcctcgatttgggcgagttgagaagccctagatagcaaaactttcctttattttcggtatgcaagagttccattttcagccagtctgaaagactgactttgtctccgtaagatccttctctgttttattcttgtaaacccacttggatagctctcatctcttagaatatctgcaatttgtctcacgttttctgttagcttttccatttttagttgTCACACGAGtttactgctaaatatacggaagccgaaatACGACAgtttgctaataatacggatactgccagagtccattactaattaaatttttgctactcgAACGTACATGCTAATGCGGACGTAgtgttcagggggacacaatttacaaccAAATATGCGACCAACAAATAATGTCCCCCCTCGTTTCATCATAGCATAAACTGTCCtgggagacagtctgtaccaactggCCTTGTACAAAAGGTCCGGGAGACTAAATGTACTGgtaaattcagtataaactgtcccagtgggactgggacagtttatactgaatatggaatatttgcgacagtttgtactgctacaccggcACGCTTTGCCGGTTACATGGTTACATATGTAgtcatgggcgtcagcaggtttcagaaagtgagggggacactatactatctaagcggagcgccaccattggttggcgcgtagcgtaccagaaaattttgggtacataagaccccctagatcgcaggagacggccttcctgagtcgtttttagttacatcagaaccagatctgtgaggagaaattttgtctcacaaaactaaattccgacagaaagtactggtagaaagatgccgttctgacaccaagggagacgaattacacagcgtccatctcaaacgaaatattttcggtagtttggtatcatataataccctgcatacaggcagaatactgtctgtagggcctaaaatatatgatattaccttcctggtggggtcttcgacttgttttcaagttgaaatgcgtcgttttctctgattcacagtgtagggcaaggggaattccttttctggcgagaaggggtgcttccacaaaacactctaaaacatcgttcaaacatcgcacaaacttttatcagaggtctcggacgaagcggggagggtgaatatcagaggaagggggataaagggccaagcactgttctaatttccagtgcaatttattgataatgattcttaagttagattctacttgaatcagctcagcaattgtgatagaaaatcgcgcatatgcatgtgatttttttaataactgctctgaaaagtggggggggggacaaatgatatgatatcccctccacttttgaaagtgggggggacatgtccccccccccgtcccccacctgttgacgcccatgtaTGTAGTACCGTATGCGTTAATATTTGCCGCACAGCAGATTCATAACAGTGAGACAGCACAGACTTAGTATAATACAACTTTGATTTGATTAAAGTAACCAGTTTATTACTGCCCTATTTAGGCTAGATGTACAGCTGAACAGCAAAACTGCTCTGCTCATGGGGTTTGGATTTTGACCGACTAAGCCAATTTATGAATGTGGTCTGAACACTGCACTTGTGATTGCGCTAAGCTGTCAGCCTCGTTGAAGCTAGCGGCCACTAAGTGTAAACCTAGGCCACTAGTATTCTGTATATAACATCACTGCACTGTTtttgtatgtctatgtatatgcgaaatatattaactgaactgaactagTCCAGACTTGTAACAGCAGCTGATTGGAGGAAAAGGTGATCAACCACGCATAACGTAGATGAATACTCTATTGGCTATAAACTGGCATTTGAGCACCATCAACGTAACAAAAATTCTTGAAGGAGACACCACCTCCCCTTTGACTCCTCCACCCAGGACGGCCATCAGTGCAAACAattcctgggcacatccctgcatcaACTTTTAAGTAACCACGACTACAGCTAATCAAGAGTTGTTCTTGGTTCATCCGTGGGCTGACAGTCGTTTCCAAAGGTAACCAACTTCTGTTGGTTCTTCTAGTAGCTTTATACTGAGTCTTTGCTTCGTTGGTGATAAGTCTACAGCAGGgtgttgattgattgattaattgatttgatttgatttcgtTAGAGTTCATTCATCTGGAGGTGTGTGTTGTTTTTTCTCTGCACTGCTAACTCCATACAATACTCCAATACTAAATGACCAGTAACCGGGCACATTCCATGTAACAACGTTTGGTCGAAATGTCACTGCAGTCAGTAGTGTAATAGGATGCATTCCTAGATGCCTGCATTGCCTGTTAGTAAGTATCACCTAGGCCCTTGCTGACCTTGCTAAATCAGTAAATGTACTGCATATTGAGAACCAGTTTTGTGATGCATATGACAAGGATTTACGTTTTGATATTCCAGCCAATATCGTGCATGAATACATGCGTAAATAGTCATGAGTCCGTCCCTGCTTAAGtacttcattttcattttcttgacgTATTTGTTACCAAAAGTTCGAATGGTGATCATTTTGGGGCTGGTTGAGAATTTGAGTCAGTGCGTCCGTTGCTTTATCAGTAACGTTTTCTTTGTATtaagcattttatttttatctttccAACAGGTTAACTGCCTCTCTTTCAATCCGTACAGTGAATTCATCCTCGCCACTGGTTCTGCTGACAAGGTAAAGTGTTAGCCATCAAGGCATccataacgttttaaaaactaGCTATTCCATTTTGAGATCAACAAAAATTGTAAAGAAGGAAACATTTATTTACGCAATCTGAGAGGCTTTCTGAAAACGAAAAACTTTGTGAGTAATGCGGAACATATAACCCCACTGAATTTTACAGAGAATTGTGTTGTTAAGTACATTTTGCTGAAATCAAATTCATCTCCAAACTGACTGTTTTATAACGATGTTAAAACAATGTGAATTATATTCACCGCAATACACTTTATTACTGGATTAACAATTCCATAACACTtattttttctgaaaaaaattGGTCAATAAATCTGGCAGATATAGAAAGTATACAATATGGATgttaaaagcaaattttgaatgtgtaaataaattgaaaaccaaaacaatgtCTTGAGTTTAatataatgaaacaaaaattgaagaaagagTATTAAGTAAGTCATTGAAAAAGGCaataaaaatatttcctttgcTCATTTGAAAACTGAAATCTCTCTCCATATTGTGAGTGAACGAGGGTACGTCATGTGACTTTGACTGTACATGAATATTATTTTAAGATATCGGGTAGTTAGTTAAGAGTTTTTGTTTGGCTAAAGGAGTGATATTTCTTTCCATCCTTACctcgttttttcttttcttttttttcagactGTTGCATTGTGGGACTTGAGGAATCTTAAGATGAAGTTGCACGCCTTTGAGTCTCACAGAGATGAAATCTTCCAGGTGCAGTGGTCCCCTCACAACGAGACCATATTAGCCTCCAGCGGTACCGATAGGAGACTCAATGTCTGGGACCTTAGGTAAAGATTCAATTTCCaatttatttctatttgtttcaaTCGGTTACAACCGACTTCAACTAGTCAAACCTTCAGACGAAACGGACTCGAACCTTGTGTATATTAGACTCCCTTTGCCAAAAGggattttattgtttgtttggtatTTGTGTGACTCTTTGTTTGTAGTTAAGCATGTTGtttcaaaagaaaacttctggataaatttttcatatttggtaaACAGATTACCACTTTAACAGTGTTTACAAGACAATCCAATCATGTGATTttggaagaggtcaaaggtcatttgagtatAGCAGAATTTAAAATCTGACAACCCTTTAAGACCAAATTAATGGCTCAAGCTGTGATTAATTTATGTTCTTCATATTATGTAGGTTATCCACCATGCatcaatttttttgggtgaaactCTTGCTGGTTAACAAGGCGTTCCTTTAAATTTACTTGAAATTCTTTGGCATCGGCTGCTTTGTACACTTAGGTGAAAGTCGCATAGCCCAATAACATATCTTGCATCTGTACAATTGAAACATTGAAGTGGAGAGTGTAATTACCGGCCAGGAGAGAAGTGATGACCAGCCCTCACCTGTAAAGTTGTTTTGAGAATTCTGATACTGCAAATGCCAATCGGCCCTTATTAACCTGCCAGTATTTTGAGATGTCTTACATTTCTTTctcaaaacatttcaaacattttcatttcaaaaagcTGTTTTAAACAGTTGCCTCAGCAGACACAAGTAGTCTGAAGACTGACTGCATCATCACTGGATAAAATGTCGCCCTGTGTATTTCTTTCTTGCTTCcctttatttttcttctccCCTCTTCCTCccgcccacccaccccccctacCTCCACCTTTATCATCCAGTGACAGCAGAACTAGTCTCTAAGAAATATTGTAGTGCCCCACTCCGTGTGGTTATTTTGTTGGGATTGTGGAGCACTCTTCTTAGCTGGCAATTTTTGATTTGGTTCTGATTAAAAGTTATTTTCTTTACATCTGCAGCAAAATTTGGGAGGAGCAATCACCAGAGGATGCAGAGGACGGACCTCCTGAGCTTCTCTTCATCCATGGAGGGCACACCGACAAGATCTCCGACTTCTCTTGGAATCCCAACGAGCCATGGGTCATTGCTCTGTCTCAGAGGATAACATCGTGCAAGTTTGGCAGATGGTGAGTCGTAAATTTTTGCGGAACGTACGTCCCATGATAAACCTTCCTCTGGTACCATAAATGGGTACCACAGGAGGAACTTCCTCCGAAATTTGCCCCAAAGTGTCATAAACAGATGCTTAAAGGGTGATGTAGGGACCACatcaaatttgaatttgttgaccaattttattttttaatttttttttttttaacatgaccAATAAAAACCAATGCTATGGGTCTGTGGTGTAATTTTTCTATACCTCTTTGAACATTCGAGAAGCGACCCCAGTAAACTTCTTAGTCTCATCTAGTCTAAAGTAGAGACCATTAGATCAGTTTGTCAGATGCAACATAAAACTGTCAAAAATATCCTGGGAAAAAAATGAGACTTCGTGGCCTCAACTGACCGTTACACAATTTCCAAGGACAATTGGTTTGGGAATGTAACCCATAGGTGCTAATTAATTTGTAAGAAATAATTAGAGCATTGTATTTGTCCTAGCGATTAGGATTGAAAAAATAAAGGTTTGACTTAATAGGGGACATCATCATTGActagttatttaaaaaaattattactgGACATATTGCATTTGATAAAGGTGAATATCTAGAAACAAAACCCCAATGGctcaaggattttttttttgtggggtgggggtgaacATGTTATCTCCGCAATAGGGAGTTTATAGAATGTTTTGCACTAGAAAATACTGCCTCTAAAGTCATCCCGTGATATATTACTTAGCAATTAAACTTTGGAGTAGATTTCGAAACCGCAATATCTTCAACATCACCTACGTTGGATACCAGCATAAATGTGTTATGTATATTCAATTGCAGAAGT is a window of Apostichopus japonicus isolate 1M-3 chromosome 21, ASM3797524v1, whole genome shotgun sequence DNA encoding:
- the LOC139963163 gene encoding histone-binding protein RBBP4-like encodes the protein MPALPVNCLSFNPYSEFILATGSADKTVALWDLRNLKMKLHAFESHRDEIFQVQWSPHNETILASSGTDRRLNVWDLSKIWEEQSPEDAEDGPPELLFIHGGHTDKISDFSWNPNEPWVIALSQRITSCKFGRW